A genome region from Leifsonia sp. Root112D2 includes the following:
- the moaA gene encoding GTP 3',8-cyclase MoaA produces the protein MSGVAGRGPEVRSFIGETDASGEPRSTARPAPDAPALDTPAFDALHRPLRDLRISVTDRCNFRCVYCMPKEIFGRDYAFLPREELLSFEEITRLARVAVANGVEKIRLTGGEPLLRKGIETLIGMLSVLKTPEGRPLDIALTTNGSALKHLAPALKAAGLHRVTVSLDSLDDETFRTMNDVRFPVQKVLDGIQAAHDAGLGPIKINMVVKRGQNDADVVAMARYFKGTPFILRFIEYMDVGATNGWKLDEVVPSAEIIERIDAELPLEPMGANYPGETSARWRYRDGGGEIGVISSVTHAFCGDCTRARVSVEGTLFTCLFATAGHDLRALMRGGCSDDELSARLAGIWRARTDRYSELRSTRTAGLTPSPTGGARRIEMSYIGG, from the coding sequence ATGAGTGGCGTGGCCGGCCGCGGGCCCGAGGTTCGCAGCTTCATCGGCGAGACGGATGCTTCGGGCGAGCCCCGCAGCACGGCTCGCCCTGCCCCCGACGCCCCCGCGCTCGACACACCCGCTTTTGATGCGCTGCACCGCCCGCTTCGCGATCTGCGCATCTCGGTCACTGACCGCTGCAATTTCCGCTGCGTCTACTGCATGCCGAAGGAGATCTTCGGGCGCGACTACGCTTTCCTTCCCCGCGAAGAACTGCTCAGCTTCGAGGAGATCACCCGGCTGGCCCGCGTCGCCGTGGCCAACGGCGTGGAGAAGATCCGGCTGACGGGCGGCGAACCGCTGCTGCGCAAGGGCATCGAGACGCTGATCGGCATGCTCAGCGTTCTCAAGACGCCCGAGGGCCGCCCTCTCGACATCGCCCTCACTACCAACGGTTCGGCCCTGAAACATCTCGCCCCCGCGCTCAAGGCGGCGGGGCTGCACCGTGTCACCGTCTCGCTCGATTCGCTCGACGACGAGACATTCCGCACCATGAACGACGTGCGTTTTCCCGTGCAGAAAGTGCTCGACGGCATCCAGGCGGCGCACGATGCAGGGCTCGGCCCGATCAAGATCAACATGGTCGTCAAGCGCGGCCAGAACGATGCTGATGTCGTGGCCATGGCCCGGTATTTCAAAGGGACCCCATTCATTCTGCGGTTCATCGAATACATGGATGTCGGGGCGACGAACGGCTGGAAGCTCGACGAGGTGGTGCCCTCCGCCGAGATCATCGAACGCATTGACGCCGAACTGCCCCTGGAACCGATGGGTGCGAATTACCCGGGGGAGACATCCGCTCGCTGGCGTTATCGAGACGGCGGGGGCGAGATCGGCGTGATCTCGAGCGTCACTCACGCGTTCTGTGGCGACTGCACGCGTGCGCGGGTGTCGGTGGAGGGCACGCTTTTCACCTGTCTGTTCGCGACGGCCGGGCATGATCTGCGCGCTCTCATGAGAGGCGGATGCTCGGACGACGAACTCTCCGCGCGTCTCGCCGGCATCTGGCGGGCCCGCACCGACAGG
- a CDS encoding ABC transporter ATP-binding protein: MSAETSALTGGAALDASLVVRRGSFVLDVALSVAPGEVLALLGPNGSGKSTLLAALAGLLRPERGSVSVGERVLTEVGGPARVEGAADSIRPVLVSPEHRRVGLLGQDPLLFPHLSAEQNVAFGGRSRGIRNADARADAREWLAAVGLAGLEHRRPAMLSGGQQQRVAIARALAARPDVLLLDEPMAALDVQTAAATRELLAERLADAGTTTVLVTHDATDALVLADRVAILEEGRIIDIGPTGRVLGAPTNHFAASLGGARLVPGIVQADGSLRVEQSLQPGRRVWVTVDDTETSE; the protein is encoded by the coding sequence ATGAGCGCCGAGACGAGCGCTTTGACAGGTGGCGCCGCGCTGGATGCCTCGCTCGTGGTGAGGCGGGGCTCCTTCGTGTTGGATGTCGCCCTGTCGGTCGCGCCGGGGGAGGTGCTCGCGCTGCTCGGCCCAAACGGCTCGGGCAAGTCCACGCTGCTGGCCGCGCTCGCCGGCCTGTTACGGCCCGAACGGGGCAGCGTGAGCGTCGGCGAGCGGGTGCTGACCGAGGTTGGGGGGCCGGCCAGGGTTGAGGGAGCGGCCGACAGCATCCGCCCCGTTCTGGTTTCTCCCGAGCATCGTCGCGTGGGTCTGCTCGGGCAGGACCCGCTACTGTTTCCACACCTCAGCGCGGAACAGAATGTAGCCTTCGGGGGCCGCTCGCGCGGCATCCGGAACGCGGATGCGCGTGCCGACGCCCGCGAGTGGCTCGCGGCGGTGGGACTGGCCGGCCTCGAACACCGCCGGCCCGCCATGCTCTCGGGAGGGCAGCAGCAGCGCGTGGCGATAGCCCGGGCGCTCGCCGCCCGGCCCGACGTGCTGCTGCTCGACGAACCCATGGCGGCCCTCGACGTGCAGACCGCCGCCGCTACGCGTGAGTTGCTTGCCGAACGCCTCGCCGACGCGGGCACCACGACGGTGCTCGTCACGCACGATGCGACGGATGCGCTCGTGCTTGCCGACCGCGTCGCCATCCTTGAGGAGGGGCGCATCATCGACATCGGCCCGACCGGGCGGGTGTTGGGCGCGCCCACCAACCACTTTGCGGCCTCGCTCGGCGGTGCTCGGCTGGTGCCGGGCATCGTGCAGGCCGACGGCTCGCTGCGCGTCGAGCAGAGCCTGCAGCCCGGCCGCCGCGTCTGGGTCACCGTCGACGACACAGAGACTTCCGAATAG
- a CDS encoding ABC transporter permease, translating to MTGRVPRLLFIPAVIGLALLVLPIVGLLFRLDWATVPQAITSPSALDALGLSLRTATIATVICVIIGVPLALVIARSGPRVAGALRAITTLPLVLPPLVGGIALLYLLGRTGLIGASLEGFGIRVPFTTAAVVIAQSFVALPFLVISVEGALRTAGTRYEAVAATLGAGRWTTFRRVTLPLIGPGLIAGTVLCLARALGEFGATALFAGNAEGVTRTMPLAIYTAFNGAGVSQDSALALSLLLVVVAVVILLLMRSWRADVAR from the coding sequence GTGACCGGCAGGGTTCCCCGCCTTCTCTTCATTCCCGCGGTCATCGGGCTCGCCCTGCTCGTGCTGCCCATCGTCGGCCTGCTGTTCCGGCTGGACTGGGCCACCGTGCCGCAGGCGATCACCTCGCCGAGTGCGCTGGATGCGCTGGGGCTCTCGCTGCGCACGGCGACCATCGCCACCGTGATCTGCGTGATCATCGGGGTGCCGCTCGCTCTCGTCATAGCCCGCAGCGGTCCGCGCGTTGCGGGGGCGTTGCGGGCCATCACGACGCTGCCGCTCGTGTTGCCGCCGCTGGTCGGCGGCATCGCACTGCTCTATTTGCTGGGGCGCACGGGGCTGATCGGGGCGTCGCTCGAGGGCTTCGGCATCCGGGTGCCCTTCACGACGGCCGCGGTGGTGATTGCGCAATCGTTCGTGGCCCTGCCGTTTCTCGTGATCTCGGTGGAGGGCGCGCTGCGCACGGCGGGAACCCGGTATGAGGCGGTTGCCGCGACGCTCGGCGCGGGGCGATGGACCACGTTTCGGCGGGTCACCCTGCCGCTGATCGGCCCCGGTCTCATTGCCGGAACGGTGCTGTGCCTTGCCCGCGCGCTCGGCGAATTCGGGGCGACCGCCCTGTTCGCCGGCAACGCCGAGGGCGTCACGCGCACGATGCCGCTGGCCATCTACACCGCGTTCAACGGCGCCGGCGTGAGCCAGGATTCCGCTCTCGCGCTGTCGCTGCTGCTCGTGGTGGTTGCCGTGGTTATTCTGCTGCTCATGCGCAGCTGGCGAGCGGATGTAGCGCGATGA
- the modA gene encoding molybdate ABC transporter substrate-binding protein, giving the protein MSTRPTTASKRMRGLVVVAAAALLLAGCASSPSSPSPSASTGPSGDLTIYAAASLTASFNDLASEFEKANPSVTVKPIDYDGSSTLATQLIQGAPADVFASADQANMNTVATPGLIDGTGTAFASNTLQIAVQPGNPKHITGLSDLAKPGLAVVLCAPQVPCGAASHTLLDADGITVKPASEEQNVTAVVTKVKSGDADAGLVYVTDVKASAGAVDGVTIPDADKAVNTYPIAALKHAPNPAAAKAFVAFVLSDAGQKVLAKYGFGSP; this is encoded by the coding sequence ATGAGCACACGCCCCACGACCGCCTCGAAACGGATGCGCGGGCTCGTCGTCGTTGCCGCAGCGGCACTGCTGCTCGCCGGATGCGCATCCAGCCCGTCGAGCCCCTCCCCGAGCGCAAGTACCGGCCCCAGCGGCGACCTCACCATTTACGCGGCAGCATCCCTCACCGCCTCCTTCAACGACCTCGCCTCCGAGTTCGAGAAAGCCAACCCCAGCGTCACCGTCAAACCCATCGACTACGACGGATCCTCCACGCTGGCGACCCAGCTGATTCAGGGCGCGCCCGCCGATGTCTTCGCCTCGGCAGACCAGGCCAACATGAACACGGTCGCGACGCCTGGCCTCATCGACGGCACCGGCACGGCATTCGCCAGCAACACGCTGCAGATCGCGGTGCAGCCGGGCAATCCAAAGCACATCACCGGCCTCTCCGACCTGGCCAAGCCAGGCCTCGCCGTGGTGCTCTGCGCACCCCAGGTTCCGTGCGGAGCGGCCTCGCACACATTGCTCGACGCCGACGGCATCACCGTGAAGCCCGCGAGCGAGGAGCAGAACGTCACCGCCGTCGTCACCAAGGTGAAATCGGGCGACGCGGATGCCGGGCTTGTCTACGTAACAGACGTGAAGGCATCCGCCGGCGCGGTCGACGGCGTCACGATTCCGGATGCCGACAAGGCGGTCAACACCTACCCGATCGCGGCGTTGAAGCATGCGCCCAACCCCGCCGCGGCCAAGGCATTCGTGGCCTTCGTGCTCTCCGACGCGGGCCAGAAGGTGCTTGCGAAATACGGATTCGGTTCGCCGTGA
- a CDS encoding TOBE domain-containing protein: MTHYRISEAASLLGVSDDTVRRWVASGALSTTLDAAGRQIIDGAALAARATEIAVTPENPLGAASSARNRFVGLVTAITSDTVMSQVELQCGPHRVVSLMSTEAVRDLGLEIGSLAVAIVKATTVIVETPASDH, from the coding sequence ATGACGCATTATCGGATCAGTGAGGCCGCCTCGTTGCTCGGGGTCAGCGACGACACGGTGCGCCGGTGGGTGGCATCCGGTGCGCTGTCGACCACGCTGGATGCCGCCGGCCGCCAGATTATCGACGGCGCGGCGCTCGCCGCCCGCGCCACCGAAATCGCTGTCACGCCCGAGAACCCGCTCGGCGCGGCAAGCAGCGCCCGCAACCGTTTCGTCGGCCTGGTCACGGCCATCACGAGCGACACGGTCATGTCGCAGGTGGAGCTGCAGTGCGGCCCGCATCGCGTGGTCTCGCTCATGTCGACCGAGGCGGTGCGCGACCTCGGACTCGAGATCGGATCGCTCGCCGTGGCGATCGTGAAGGCGACCACCGTGATAGTCGAGACGCCCGCATCCGACCACTGA
- a CDS encoding molybdopterin molybdotransferase MoeA: MVDSPQSISVEQHLAGILAEIGPLAPGEVPLADALGLTLAADVTALVDVPGFDNSAMDGYALRRADVAAASADAPVRLTVIADLPAGTAENPRLEPGTAARIMTGAPIPDDADCVVPIENTDEGTDTVTVFTAEPGRSHIRHAGDDVRVGDPVLAAGRTLSSRDLAAAAAVGCRALAAHPAPRVAVLSTGSELVAPGEPLSHGQIHDSNSYLLAAAVTEAGGIPIRLGAVPDDADALRAVFETYAGQVDAFVTSGGVSVGAYDVVKAVLAPLGSVRFGPVRMQPGKPQGFGRWIDGTPIFALPGNPVSVFVSFETFVRPALRRMRGLTELQRPLLTAVAETGWRSPAGRAQYIPITVAEPAGREPMSIRPASVGGSGSHLVASLAAADGIAIVAEDVTEVRAGDTVAVRLVTS; the protein is encoded by the coding sequence ATGGTGGATTCCCCGCAGAGCATCTCGGTCGAGCAGCATCTGGCGGGCATCCTCGCCGAGATCGGGCCGCTCGCACCGGGCGAGGTACCGCTCGCCGACGCTCTCGGGCTCACCCTGGCCGCCGACGTCACGGCGCTCGTCGATGTGCCGGGTTTCGACAACTCGGCGATGGACGGCTACGCGCTGCGCCGCGCCGACGTTGCCGCAGCCTCGGCGGATGCCCCCGTGCGCCTCACCGTCATCGCCGACCTTCCGGCGGGGACGGCCGAGAACCCGCGACTCGAGCCGGGCACCGCCGCGCGCATCATGACCGGCGCCCCGATTCCAGACGACGCCGACTGCGTCGTGCCCATCGAGAACACCGATGAGGGCACCGATACCGTCACGGTCTTCACCGCGGAGCCCGGCCGCAGCCACATTCGTCATGCCGGCGACGATGTGCGCGTCGGTGACCCGGTTCTGGCCGCCGGGCGCACCCTGAGCTCGCGCGATCTGGCCGCCGCGGCGGCCGTGGGGTGTCGGGCCCTCGCGGCGCATCCGGCCCCCCGCGTTGCCGTGCTCTCCACCGGCAGTGAACTCGTCGCCCCCGGCGAACCGCTCTCGCACGGTCAGATCCACGACTCCAATTCGTACCTGCTCGCCGCCGCCGTCACCGAGGCGGGCGGCATCCCCATTCGTCTCGGCGCTGTTCCCGACGACGCGGATGCCCTGCGCGCCGTGTTCGAGACGTACGCCGGGCAGGTCGACGCCTTCGTGACATCCGGTGGGGTGAGCGTGGGCGCGTATGACGTGGTGAAGGCCGTGCTCGCGCCGCTCGGCAGCGTGCGCTTCGGACCGGTACGCATGCAGCCGGGCAAGCCGCAGGGCTTCGGCCGCTGGATCGACGGCACGCCGATCTTCGCGCTGCCCGGCAATCCGGTGAGCGTGTTCGTCTCCTTCGAGACCTTCGTGCGGCCCGCTCTGCGACGGATGCGGGGGCTCACCGAGCTGCAGCGCCCGCTTCTCACGGCGGTAGCCGAGACCGGATGGCGTAGCCCGGCCGGCCGGGCGCAGTACATTCCGATTACGGTCGCTGAGCCAGCGGGCCGCGAGCCCATGAGCATCCGCCCCGCCTCCGTCGGTGGCTCCGGCTCGCACCTCGTCGCCAGCCTCGCCGCGGCCGACGGTATCGCCATCGTTGCCGAAGACGTCACCGAGGTGCGCGCGGGCGACACCGTGGCTGTCAGACTGGTCACATCATGA
- the moaC gene encoding cyclic pyranopterin monophosphate synthase MoaC, with product MSDQPFTHLDSSGQARMVDVTAKTPTVRQASATGFVRCGANVIAALRDGTAPKGDVFAVARIAGIQGAKRTAELLPLAHVIGVHGASVDLEVTDDGVRIAATVRTADRTGVEMEALTAVTVAALAVVDMVKGIDRTVEITDVRLVAKSGGRSGDWVRPQPSSAG from the coding sequence ATGAGCGATCAGCCCTTCACCCATCTCGATTCCTCCGGCCAGGCCCGCATGGTCGACGTCACTGCCAAGACGCCGACAGTGCGCCAGGCGAGCGCGACAGGCTTTGTTCGCTGCGGCGCGAACGTCATCGCGGCGTTGCGTGACGGAACGGCGCCGAAGGGTGACGTCTTCGCGGTTGCCCGCATCGCCGGCATCCAGGGCGCCAAACGCACCGCGGAACTGCTGCCGCTCGCACACGTGATAGGCGTGCACGGCGCCAGCGTGGACCTCGAGGTGACCGACGACGGCGTGCGCATCGCCGCCACCGTGCGCACCGCCGACCGCACCGGCGTCGAAATGGAGGCGCTCACCGCCGTGACGGTTGCAGCGCTCGCCGTCGTCGACATGGTCAAGGGCATTGACCGCACCGTGGAGATCACCGATGTGCGCCTCGTCGCCAAGTCCGGCGGCCGCTCCGGCGATTGGGTGCGCCCGCAACCGTCCTCTGCTGGTTGA
- a CDS encoding MogA/MoaB family molybdenum cofactor biosynthesis protein translates to MPHGHHTPDDDTVPDPAHGAPVAAVVITVSDRSARGERADVSGPRAARMLTDAGYAVSTRIIADGEHSVRDALQAVIAEGARFIVTSGGTGVGPRDQTPEGTHPLIVKELPGIAEALRREGAREHPTAVLSRGLAGIAGHALQQALVVNLPGSVGGVEDGLAVLLPLVPHILDQLDGGDH, encoded by the coding sequence ATGCCCCACGGTCACCACACGCCAGACGACGACACCGTACCCGACCCCGCTCATGGCGCTCCCGTTGCCGCGGTCGTCATCACGGTCTCCGATCGCAGCGCGCGCGGTGAGCGGGCGGATGTCTCCGGCCCGCGGGCCGCACGTATGCTGACGGATGCCGGCTACGCGGTTTCCACGCGAATCATCGCCGACGGCGAGCACAGCGTGCGAGATGCGCTGCAGGCTGTCATCGCCGAGGGGGCGCGCTTCATTGTGACGAGCGGCGGCACGGGGGTGGGGCCGCGGGATCAGACTCCGGAGGGCACGCATCCGCTCATCGTGAAGGAACTGCCGGGCATCGCCGAGGCGCTGCGCAGGGAGGGCGCCCGCGAGCATCCGACCGCCGTGCTGAGCCGGGGGCTCGCCGGAATCGCCGGGCACGCGCTCCAGCAGGCGCTCGTGGTGAACCTGCCCGGATCGGTCGGCGGGGTCGAGGACGGGCTCGCCGTGCTGCTACCGCTCGTGCCGCACATTCTCGACCAGCTCGACGGCGGCGATCACTGA
- a CDS encoding LysR family transcriptional regulator yields the protein MDLNLIRVFVAIYETRSLTSAAARLYVTQPAVSQALGRLRRELDDPLFQRQGRSMEPTALAVSVFPGLREAIAGIDRTLDATHVFDPAASHRRFRIALSELGEIGWIPAILKAVRAQAPAAEIEVVPMDVDALPEWLARGVVDLAVTPSPVPGRFEQTLLKSQGYGVVMSKLNPLASAPLTLEAYLAAAHVSVAGDSGLPNLAAALGRLGSIIEPQVKVNHFTSLPLLLAGDPSLIATAPDTIAAGWALTWPLVVRELPFDMPAVEVRLYRRATTQQTAALDWLYATVARAIQGSSGQFFVIHGDSIEQRPARS from the coding sequence ATGGACTTGAATCTCATCCGCGTCTTCGTGGCGATCTACGAGACGCGCAGCCTGACCTCGGCGGCAGCGAGGCTGTATGTGACGCAGCCCGCAGTGAGTCAGGCGCTCGGGCGGCTGCGCCGCGAACTCGACGACCCGCTCTTCCAACGGCAGGGTCGCTCGATGGAGCCGACAGCGCTGGCGGTGAGTGTCTTCCCCGGGCTGCGGGAGGCGATCGCCGGCATCGATCGCACGCTCGATGCGACGCACGTCTTCGATCCGGCCGCCTCGCACCGGCGCTTTCGTATCGCGTTGTCCGAACTCGGCGAGATCGGCTGGATACCAGCCATCCTCAAGGCTGTGCGAGCGCAGGCACCCGCAGCGGAGATCGAGGTCGTGCCGATGGATGTCGACGCGCTGCCGGAGTGGCTTGCCCGTGGTGTGGTCGATCTCGCCGTGACGCCGTCGCCCGTGCCCGGTCGCTTCGAGCAGACGCTGCTGAAGTCGCAGGGCTACGGCGTGGTCATGTCGAAGCTCAACCCCCTGGCGAGTGCTCCGCTCACCCTCGAGGCATATCTCGCCGCCGCTCATGTCTCCGTTGCGGGCGATTCGGGCCTGCCCAACCTGGCGGCAGCGCTCGGGCGTCTCGGCTCGATCATCGAGCCGCAGGTGAAGGTGAACCACTTCACCTCGCTTCCGCTGCTCCTGGCAGGCGATCCGAGTCTCATCGCAACGGCGCCCGATACCATCGCCGCGGGTTGGGCGCTGACCTGGCCGCTCGTCGTGCGGGAGCTGCCCTTCGACATGCCCGCCGTCGAGGTGCGGCTCTACCGCCGGGCGACAACGCAGCAGACGGCGGCTCTCGACTGGCTCTACGCGACGGTGGCGCGCGCCATCCAGGGGTCCTCCGGGCAGTTCTTCGTCATCCACGGCGACTCGATCGAGCAGCGGCCCGCGAGAAGCTGA
- a CDS encoding aminomethyltransferase family protein, with amino-acid sequence MPESVSEAIARVGSPVELLRNSQARPTIFPVTPEFSNWRSEQLAWRDSVALLDQSHHMTDLFISGPDALRLLSDTGVNSFANFRVDNAKQFVAVNHEGYLIGDAILFNLAENSFDLVGWFMVLDWVQFIGESGDYDVTFERDANSLMRQPGENPKLYRYELQGPNALALMEKVTGAPVPPTKFFHMASFTIDGIEVRSLRHGMAGQPGFELFGPWKDGESVRSAIISAGEEFDLVLVGSKAYSSANLESAWVPSPLPAIFSGEGTDEYLEWLPAGRAGSLAGSFTSDNIEDYYLTPYDLGYDRNISFDHDFIGRAALERHASARRRTKVTLVWNADDVDAAQRTLLEPGLPAKYIDFPKARYGVYQVDRVLSGGEDVGISHDAGYITGEQVFASLASVDAEHAEPGTEVTVVWGEHPNSTKPVVEAHRQVEIRATVYPAPYSSFARENYRTNQV; translated from the coding sequence ATGCCCGAGTCCGTCTCTGAAGCCATCGCCCGCGTCGGAAGCCCCGTGGAGTTGCTGCGCAACTCGCAGGCGCGGCCCACCATCTTTCCGGTGACGCCGGAGTTCAGCAACTGGCGCTCCGAGCAACTCGCGTGGCGTGATTCCGTTGCCCTGCTCGACCAGTCGCACCACATGACCGACCTGTTCATCTCCGGGCCTGATGCGCTGAGACTGCTGTCGGACACCGGGGTCAACAGCTTCGCGAACTTTCGGGTGGACAACGCCAAGCAGTTCGTCGCCGTCAATCACGAGGGTTACCTCATCGGCGATGCGATCCTCTTCAACCTTGCCGAGAATTCCTTCGATCTGGTCGGCTGGTTCATGGTGCTCGACTGGGTGCAGTTCATCGGCGAGAGCGGCGACTACGACGTGACCTTCGAGCGCGATGCGAACTCGCTCATGCGGCAGCCGGGCGAGAATCCGAAGCTCTACCGCTATGAGCTGCAGGGGCCGAACGCGCTCGCCCTGATGGAGAAGGTCACGGGGGCTCCGGTTCCCCCGACGAAATTTTTTCACATGGCCAGCTTCACCATCGACGGCATCGAGGTTCGCTCGCTGCGGCATGGCATGGCAGGGCAGCCGGGCTTCGAACTGTTCGGACCGTGGAAGGATGGCGAGAGCGTGCGGTCGGCGATCATCTCCGCCGGCGAGGAGTTCGACCTCGTGCTTGTCGGCTCCAAGGCATACTCCTCAGCCAACCTCGAATCGGCCTGGGTACCGTCACCCCTGCCCGCAATCTTCAGCGGTGAAGGCACCGACGAGTACCTGGAGTGGCTGCCCGCGGGCCGCGCGGGGTCGTTGGCCGGCAGCTTCACCTCAGACAACATCGAGGACTACTACCTCACGCCCTACGATCTCGGTTACGACCGCAACATCTCCTTCGACCACGACTTCATCGGGCGTGCGGCGCTCGAGCGGCACGCATCCGCCCGCCGTCGCACCAAGGTGACCCTCGTGTGGAACGCCGACGACGTCGACGCGGCGCAGCGCACGCTCCTCGAGCCGGGCCTGCCCGCGAAGTACATCGATTTTCCCAAGGCTCGCTACGGCGTGTACCAGGTGGACCGTGTTCTCTCCGGCGGCGAGGACGTCGGCATCTCGCACGACGCCGGCTACATCACCGGCGAGCAGGTCTTCGCCTCCCTCGCCAGTGTCGACGCCGAACACGCCGAGCCGGGCACCGAGGTCACCGTGGTCTGGGGCGAGCATCCGAACTCGACGAAGCCCGTCGTCGAAGCGCATCGGCAGGTCGAGATCCGCGCGACGGTGTATCCCGCTCCGTACTCCTCATTCGCCCGCGAGAACTATCGCACCAACCAGGTGTGA
- a CDS encoding dihydrofolate reductase family protein: MSTTLTVDFFSSLDGYGSAEGWPGYWGKEGPELIDDRVQTFRQDQVLVFGATTFRQFSKFVTMFDEPYYDSLNALPKIVFSSTLDADAPGWQNSTVIAEDAVTAMERLKRTTDVPMRSHGSISLNRALLAAGLVDRLEVMVFPAITGKSGYASLLQDGAEFDLDLIESTVLDGRTVKLVYAPHVHGEIPEGVGPQPREKM; encoded by the coding sequence ATGAGCACAACATTGACCGTCGATTTCTTCAGCAGCCTCGATGGCTACGGCTCGGCCGAAGGCTGGCCAGGATACTGGGGCAAGGAGGGACCGGAGCTGATCGATGACCGGGTGCAGACCTTCCGTCAGGATCAGGTGCTGGTATTCGGCGCGACGACCTTCCGTCAGTTCAGCAAATTCGTCACCATGTTCGACGAGCCCTATTACGACAGTTTGAACGCGCTGCCGAAGATCGTGTTCTCCAGCACGCTCGACGCGGATGCACCCGGCTGGCAGAACTCGACGGTGATCGCCGAGGATGCCGTGACGGCAATGGAGCGCCTCAAGCGCACCACCGACGTGCCGATGCGGTCGCACGGCAGCATCTCGCTCAACCGCGCGCTGCTTGCCGCGGGCCTCGTCGACCGGCTCGAGGTAATGGTCTTTCCCGCGATCACGGGCAAGAGCGGCTACGCCTCGCTGCTGCAGGATGGTGCGGAGTTCGACCTGGATCTCATCGAGTCGACGGTGCTCGACGGCCGTACGGTGAAGCTGGTGTACGCCCCGCACGTGCACGGCGAGATTCCCGAAGGCGTCGGGCCGCAGCCGAGAGAGAAGATGTAA
- a CDS encoding YciI family protein — protein sequence MQYLINVIDSRSNSGTAEEAVAIDAFNDKLRAGGHWVFAGGLADPTVSTVIDGRHGEPIFTDGPFVEAKEWAAGLWIIEAPDLDVALKLMAEGSKACNRRLEVRPLLAEPTS from the coding sequence ATGCAGTATCTGATCAACGTCATCGACAGCCGCAGCAACTCGGGCACCGCCGAGGAGGCGGTCGCGATCGACGCCTTCAACGACAAGCTCCGCGCCGGCGGCCACTGGGTGTTCGCCGGCGGCCTGGCCGACCCGACCGTCTCGACGGTCATCGACGGCCGACACGGGGAGCCGATCTTCACCGACGGCCCGTTCGTGGAGGCCAAGGAGTGGGCCGCCGGCCTCTGGATCATCGAGGCGCCCGACCTCGACGTTGCCCTGAAGCTGATGGCCGAAGGCTCGAAGGCGTGCAATCGCCGGCTCGAGGTGCGGCCCCTGCTGGCGGAGCCGACATCCTGA